The Listeria welshimeri serovar 6b str. SLCC5334 genome has a window encoding:
- a CDS encoding GNAT family N-acetyltransferase — MIIRKEQPQDFQAIRRVNEEAFKGTVEADLIESIRSSDYYQPSLSLVVEAFDGNIVGYLMFSEISLEAAGRSRFILALAPLAVLPEYQGSRIGSKLMEEGIRLAREKAYPAIAVLGHADFYPRFGFISSEQFGIRAPFDVPAEYFMLLELYDGSLENLAGTIHYPAAFSENN; from the coding sequence ATGATTATTCGGAAAGAACAACCACAAGATTTTCAGGCCATTCGTCGTGTGAATGAAGAAGCTTTTAAAGGAACCGTGGAGGCAGACTTAATTGAAAGTATCCGTTCATCTGATTATTATCAGCCAAGTTTATCATTAGTAGTCGAAGCTTTTGATGGTAACATTGTTGGTTATCTTATGTTTAGTGAGATTTCACTTGAAGCAGCTGGGCGAAGTAGATTTATTTTAGCGCTCGCACCTTTAGCTGTTTTACCAGAGTATCAGGGTTCTCGAATTGGCTCGAAGCTTATGGAAGAAGGCATCCGATTGGCACGCGAAAAAGCATATCCGGCTATTGCTGTGCTAGGACATGCTGATTTTTATCCGAGATTTGGATTTATTTCTTCCGAGCAATTTGGTATCCGAGCTCCGTTTGATGTACCTGCTGAATATTTTATGTTGTTAGAATTATATGATGGTAGTTTGGAAAATCTAGCAGGAACAATTCATTATCCAGCTGCTTTTTCGGAAAATAATTAA
- a CDS encoding amino acid ABC transporter ATP-binding protein, translating into MLEIKNLSKKFDQKTILDNVNITLQEGEILSIVGPSGGGKTTLLRCISGLEKMDAGEIFIDGEKIDPMSRKDVENTIGVVFQEFHLFPHLSVLDNLILAPTLARKTQKEEAIKEAKRLLGLLDLADKEDSMPYQLSGGQKQRVAIARALAMNPKVLLFDEPTSALDPDLRDHVASLILSLKKVGITQIIVTHDHTFAEKVADQMMEVEPLKKEAI; encoded by the coding sequence ATGTTGGAAATTAAAAATTTATCGAAAAAATTTGACCAAAAAACAATTTTAGATAATGTTAATATAACGCTTCAAGAAGGCGAAATACTCTCTATTGTTGGACCATCAGGTGGTGGGAAAACGACGTTACTTCGCTGTATTAGTGGGCTGGAAAAAATGGACGCGGGTGAAATTTTTATTGATGGGGAAAAAATTGATCCCATGTCTAGAAAAGATGTGGAAAATACCATTGGTGTTGTTTTCCAAGAATTTCACTTGTTTCCGCATTTAAGTGTGTTAGACAATTTGATTTTGGCACCGACTCTCGCTAGGAAAACACAAAAAGAAGAAGCCATCAAAGAGGCAAAACGGTTACTTGGATTACTTGATTTAGCAGATAAAGAGGACAGCATGCCTTATCAATTATCTGGCGGACAAAAACAACGAGTAGCGATTGCACGGGCCCTTGCGATGAATCCAAAAGTATTACTATTTGATGAACCAACATCTGCACTTGATCCAGATTTACGTGACCATGTGGCATCATTAATTTTGAGTTTGAAGAAGGTTGGTATTACGCAAATTATTGTCACTCATGATCATACTTTTGCTGAAAAAGTTGCCGATCAAATGATGGAAGTCGAACCACTAAAAAAGGAGGCAATATAA
- a CDS encoding amino acid ABC transporter permease has protein sequence MDYIMEILPALLDGAKTTLLVFAVTLVCSIPLGAIVAVGNISKIAPLKFILNIYIWIMRGTPLLLQLIFIYYGLPIIGVVFDRMDAVFIAFILNYAAYFAEIFRGGFLSIENGQYESAKVLGLTYGQTLRKIVLPQVVKRVLPAIGNEVINLVKDSSLVYILGIGDLLRAGKIAMSRDVTLIPLVLVAAIYLALTAILTILFKQLEKRFSYYK, from the coding sequence ATGGATTATATTATGGAAATTTTACCAGCATTACTTGACGGAGCAAAAACAACACTGCTCGTTTTTGCCGTCACTCTAGTTTGTTCTATTCCACTCGGAGCTATTGTTGCAGTTGGAAATATTAGTAAAATAGCGCCACTTAAATTTATTTTAAATATCTACATTTGGATTATGCGTGGGACACCTTTATTATTACAATTAATTTTTATTTATTATGGTTTACCGATTATTGGTGTTGTTTTTGACCGGATGGATGCAGTGTTTATAGCTTTTATTTTAAATTATGCGGCTTACTTTGCTGAAATTTTTCGTGGTGGATTTCTCTCTATTGAAAATGGACAATATGAAAGTGCTAAAGTTCTAGGTCTTACTTACGGTCAAACGCTTCGAAAAATCGTCTTACCACAAGTTGTTAAACGAGTATTACCAGCAATCGGGAACGAAGTCATCAATCTAGTAAAAGATTCTTCTTTAGTGTACATTCTCGGAATTGGAGATTTACTAAGAGCAGGAAAAATTGCTATGAGTCGAGATGTGACACTAATTCCACTAGTTTTAGTAGCAGCAATCTACTTAGCGCTAACTGCAATCCTAACAATACTATTTAAACAACTGGAAAAACGTTTTAGTTATTATAAATGA
- a CDS encoding LysR family transcriptional regulator, whose protein sequence is MELRQLKYFMEVARVEHMTKASENLHVAQSAVSRQITKLEEELGVPLFDRVGRNMQLTSVGQDFLNQAAIALNELQKAEALVTEYTDPTQGTVRVGLPNSLSTKVLPSVISTFREKYPQITYQFMEGTNEELTEMLVNGVLDMTFLSPVPESNEQIEAIRFFDEKLKLIVPTTHPLAENFNVSLKELANEKFVLYPEDFDLYKIVTKAANKKGFEPQIAFQSRDFYTIQGLVGAGLGISILPEMILDGAIFKETKSIVLRDKELRRSVGIITTKKRNLSPSENLFRSFIISFFSH, encoded by the coding sequence ATGGAACTTAGACAATTAAAGTATTTCATGGAAGTAGCCCGCGTCGAGCATATGACCAAAGCTAGCGAGAATTTGCACGTAGCCCAATCTGCCGTTAGTAGACAGATAACGAAACTTGAGGAAGAATTAGGTGTTCCTTTATTTGATCGTGTTGGTCGAAATATGCAGCTTACAAGTGTTGGCCAAGATTTCCTAAATCAAGCGGCTATTGCCTTAAATGAATTACAAAAAGCCGAAGCCCTCGTGACTGAATACACCGACCCCACTCAAGGAACTGTACGTGTTGGTTTACCAAATTCATTATCTACCAAAGTCTTGCCATCTGTTATTTCTACTTTTCGAGAAAAATATCCACAAATTACCTACCAATTTATGGAAGGAACAAATGAAGAACTTACCGAAATGCTTGTAAATGGTGTACTTGACATGACTTTCCTCTCACCTGTCCCTGAATCTAATGAACAAATCGAAGCTATCCGTTTTTTTGATGAAAAGTTGAAATTAATCGTTCCAACAACCCATCCACTTGCAGAAAACTTCAATGTGTCACTCAAAGAACTCGCCAATGAAAAATTCGTACTCTATCCAGAAGACTTTGATTTATATAAAATTGTTACGAAAGCAGCAAATAAAAAAGGCTTTGAACCACAAATTGCCTTTCAAAGTAGAGATTTTTATACCATTCAGGGTTTAGTTGGAGCAGGACTTGGTATTAGCATTTTACCAGAAATGATTTTGGATGGTGCCATTTTTAAAGAAACGAAAAGTATTGTTTTGCGCGACAAAGAATTGCGACGTTCGGTTGGAATTATTACAACCAAAAAACGGAACCTATCCCCTTCTGAGAATTTGTTCCGTTCTTTTATTATTTCATTCTTTTCCCATTAA
- the ade gene encoding adenine deaminase, whose protein sequence is MENLKQLQERVAVSDGREKADLVIKNGRIVNVFSGEIMEGDIAIKNGYIAGIGDFSEAEQIMDAAGEFIVPGFIDAHVHVESAMVTPAEFARVLLPNGVTTIVTDPHEIANVAGEKGIEFMLEDAKGAPLDMFVMLPSSVPATEGEHNGETLHAKKLHPLYKHEKVIGLAEVMDFPSVAKGSSDILTKIIDAKKEGGRIDGHGAGLTSADLNNYLAVGIRTDHESTNAKEAVDRLRAGMFVMLREGTVGRDLLQTISAVSEKNSHRFCFCTDDKLINDLITEGSINYNIRLAIENNIDPITAIQMATINAANCHNLPYLGAVAAGYQADIVFLKDLQTIEISKVLKNGQVVVENGARNEAAFEKKHSETFISPKIQHHLSKQDLELPLTNDTCYVIGMKQNNLFTEKLMEQVNVENGKFVPSIEKDLLKMAVVERHHNTGCVGVGIVKGFGLKEGAIATTVAHDSHNIVAVGASDEAMEKAINYVTEMGGGIAVVDETGKVLHDLALPVAGLLSNKPYEEVERDLAGLLKAFNQISNAKGFDPFLTLSFLTLPVIPELKLTDQGLFDFATFQIIPNEVN, encoded by the coding sequence GTGGAAAATTTAAAACAACTGCAAGAACGGGTGGCAGTAAGTGACGGCCGTGAAAAAGCAGATTTAGTAATTAAAAATGGACGGATAGTCAATGTTTTTTCAGGTGAAATTATGGAAGGCGATATTGCAATAAAAAATGGCTATATTGCTGGAATTGGAGATTTTTCAGAGGCAGAACAAATAATGGATGCAGCTGGAGAATTTATTGTACCTGGTTTTATTGATGCGCATGTTCACGTAGAAAGTGCGATGGTAACCCCCGCCGAGTTTGCCCGAGTCTTACTTCCTAATGGCGTAACGACAATTGTTACAGACCCACATGAAATCGCTAATGTTGCTGGAGAAAAAGGCATTGAATTTATGTTAGAAGATGCGAAAGGCGCACCACTCGATATGTTTGTAATGCTACCATCATCTGTTCCAGCGACAGAGGGGGAACATAACGGAGAAACTCTTCATGCCAAAAAGCTTCACCCTCTATATAAACATGAAAAAGTAATCGGACTTGCAGAAGTAATGGACTTTCCATCTGTTGCAAAAGGTAGCTCCGACATTTTAACAAAAATTATCGATGCAAAAAAAGAAGGTGGCAGAATTGATGGTCATGGGGCAGGTTTAACAAGTGCAGATTTAAATAATTATCTTGCTGTTGGTATTCGCACGGATCATGAGAGTACAAATGCAAAAGAAGCGGTGGACCGGTTGCGTGCTGGAATGTTTGTTATGTTACGTGAAGGAACGGTTGGGAGAGATTTGCTACAAACTATTTCCGCTGTATCTGAAAAAAATAGTCATCGTTTTTGTTTTTGTACCGATGATAAACTGATAAACGATTTAATTACAGAAGGATCCATAAATTATAATATCCGACTTGCAATAGAAAATAACATTGATCCAATTACAGCTATCCAAATGGCAACAATTAATGCAGCAAACTGCCATAATTTACCATACCTTGGTGCAGTTGCAGCAGGCTATCAAGCGGATATAGTTTTTCTAAAAGACCTACAAACCATTGAAATTAGCAAAGTTTTAAAAAATGGACAGGTCGTTGTTGAAAATGGTGCGCGAAACGAAGCTGCTTTTGAAAAAAAACACTCCGAAACATTCATTTCGCCAAAAATTCAACATCATTTATCTAAACAAGACTTAGAGTTGCCTTTAACAAACGACACGTGTTATGTCATTGGAATGAAGCAAAACAACCTTTTTACAGAAAAACTCATGGAACAAGTCAATGTAGAAAATGGTAAATTTGTGCCATCAATTGAAAAAGATTTATTAAAAATGGCAGTGGTGGAACGTCATCATAATACTGGGTGTGTTGGTGTCGGCATAGTGAAAGGCTTTGGATTAAAAGAAGGAGCCATTGCAACGACTGTAGCACATGATTCTCATAATATTGTTGCGGTTGGCGCGAGCGATGAAGCCATGGAAAAAGCAATCAATTATGTGACTGAAATGGGCGGAGGAATCGCTGTAGTAGATGAAACAGGTAAAGTTTTACATGATTTAGCACTTCCGGTTGCTGGACTTCTTAGTAATAAACCATACGAAGAAGTAGAAAGAGATTTAGCGGGATTGCTAAAAGCTTTTAATCAAATCAGCAATGCTAAAGGGTTTGATCCTTTCTTAACATTGTCTTTCTTAACATTACCAGTTATTCCTGAATTGAAATTAACCGATCAAGGCTTGTTTGATTTTGCGACATTCCAAATTATCCCTAATGAAGTAAATTAA
- a CDS encoding iron-containing alcohol dehydrogenase family protein: protein MLNKELIVRGAPQEYFCQVGAWETLPTHLERRGLKNVLVVRGNASWEVAKKKFPVLSTVTSTFEVYNGGSTYEERDRLVTIMETNNMDAIIAVGGGKIADVCKAAAAVLRLPVIILPTLASTCAAYTPLSVMYDEEGAMIRYDVFASSNALLLIDPEMILDSPRELLIAGIGDTLAKWYEADVIINSLPTKSVEIEIAHFAAKMCRDNLLQFSEEALAAMDKQELNEAFIKIIETNILVGGMVGGFGDDYGRCAGAHSIHDALTMVPETHHLLHGNKVAYGILVQLVIENRWDEIEQLLPFYSKLGLPTSLYEMGLEALAEETLVAVAKRATEPHETIHMMPGEMTAEVVLNAMKQLEDSMAMKRVTR, encoded by the coding sequence TTGTTGAATAAAGAATTGATTGTACGCGGAGCTCCGCAAGAGTATTTTTGCCAAGTAGGCGCTTGGGAAACATTACCTACCCATTTAGAACGCCGCGGTTTGAAAAATGTTTTAGTTGTTCGTGGAAATGCTTCTTGGGAAGTTGCTAAAAAGAAATTCCCTGTATTATCAACCGTTACATCTACTTTTGAAGTATATAATGGTGGTTCTACTTATGAGGAACGCGATCGTCTGGTAACGATAATGGAAACAAATAATATGGACGCAATTATAGCAGTTGGTGGTGGGAAAATTGCCGATGTATGTAAAGCGGCAGCAGCAGTTTTACGCTTACCAGTTATTATTTTGCCAACACTTGCTTCTACGTGTGCAGCTTATACACCGCTTAGTGTGATGTATGACGAAGAAGGTGCGATGATTCGTTATGATGTATTTGCTAGTAGTAATGCTTTACTCTTAATTGATCCAGAAATGATATTAGATTCACCAAGAGAACTTCTTATTGCCGGGATTGGCGACACTCTAGCAAAATGGTATGAAGCTGATGTCATTATTAATTCTTTACCAACTAAATCAGTCGAAATCGAAATAGCACACTTTGCTGCCAAAATGTGCCGAGATAATTTACTTCAATTTAGTGAAGAAGCGCTTGCTGCAATGGACAAACAAGAGCTAAATGAAGCTTTTATTAAAATTATTGAAACAAATATTTTAGTTGGCGGAATGGTTGGTGGTTTTGGAGATGATTATGGTCGTTGTGCTGGCGCGCATTCGATTCATGATGCGCTAACGATGGTTCCTGAAACACACCATTTACTACATGGTAATAAAGTGGCTTATGGAATCTTAGTTCAATTAGTAATAGAAAATAGATGGGATGAAATCGAACAATTATTACCGTTTTATTCCAAATTAGGACTTCCAACGAGTTTATATGAGATGGGCCTAGAAGCACTTGCGGAAGAAACGCTTGTTGCTGTTGCTAAACGTGCTACGGAGCCGCATGAAACCATCCATATGATGCCAGGTGAAATGACAGCAGAAGTGGTCTTAAATGCGATGAAACAACTGGAAGACAGTATGGCAATGAAGCGAGTGACTAGATAA
- a CDS encoding amino acid ABC transporter substrate-binding protein has protein sequence MKKGLLITVMVVVMLALGACSGSESKEDQWNRIKKDKEVVIGLDDSFVPMGFRDKDDNLVGFDIDLAKAVFAEYGIKAKFTPIDWTMKESELKNGSIDLIWNGYTVTDARKKQVAFSKPYMKNEQVLVTLKSSKINKFSDMKDKTLGAQNGASSIDDMAKKPEVLTDIISNNEPELYDTFDTAFIDLNNKRIDGLIIDEVYARYYIDKQKNKDDYNIITGGFDPTDFAVGMRKSDKELQTKINKAFEKLYKEGKMQEISKKWFGDDEIAKQ, from the coding sequence ATGAAAAAAGGATTATTAATAACAGTAATGGTAGTAGTGATGTTAGCGCTTGGAGCTTGTTCTGGAAGCGAATCTAAAGAGGATCAGTGGAATAGAATAAAGAAAGATAAAGAGGTAGTGATTGGCTTAGATGATAGTTTTGTACCAATGGGATTTCGTGATAAAGACGATAATTTGGTTGGTTTTGATATTGATCTTGCAAAAGCAGTTTTTGCAGAATATGGTATTAAGGCAAAATTCACGCCGATTGATTGGACAATGAAAGAATCTGAATTGAAAAATGGCTCTATTGATTTAATTTGGAATGGTTATACTGTAACAGATGCTAGAAAAAAACAAGTTGCTTTTAGTAAGCCGTATATGAAAAATGAGCAAGTTTTAGTGACTTTAAAATCAAGTAAGATAAATAAATTTAGTGATATGAAAGATAAAACCCTTGGTGCCCAAAATGGAGCAAGTTCGATTGATGATATGGCTAAAAAACCAGAAGTGTTGACGGATATTATCTCAAATAACGAACCCGAATTGTATGATACTTTTGATACCGCATTTATTGATTTAAATAATAAGCGTATTGATGGATTAATTATTGATGAAGTATACGCGCGCTACTATATTGATAAACAAAAAAATAAAGATGATTATAATATAATAACTGGTGGTTTTGATCCGACAGACTTTGCAGTAGGTATGCGTAAAAGCGACAAAGAACTACAAACGAAAATCAATAAAGCTTTTGAAAAATTATACAAAGAAGGAAAAATGCAAGAAATTAGTAAAAAATGGTTTGGCGATGATGAAATAGCTAAACAATAG
- a CDS encoding SDR family oxidoreductase: MKILVFGGTRFFGKKLVERLVSAGHDVTIGTRGKTKDDFGDSVKHVVLNRESRDALFQLAKEEWDVIYDNICFSPREALYAVDAFKGKVKRYIYTSSLSVYSQKGHGLVEDDFNPKQYEIVIGDKEDFDYGEGKRLAEAVFFQKASFPVVAVRFPIVLGLDDYTKRLHFHLEHMKNHEEIGISNGQAEIGFINSDEAARFLEWVGVDSDVTGPINATSNGTYSLNAFIKMIESKTGEVALVEEVTDDVDDSPFSIEKTYYLDNTKATKAGFEFDDLREWLPALVKDILKEN, from the coding sequence ATGAAGATTTTAGTATTTGGTGGTACACGTTTTTTTGGAAAGAAATTAGTAGAACGACTTGTTTCTGCCGGTCACGATGTCACAATTGGGACAAGAGGAAAAACAAAAGATGATTTTGGCGATTCTGTGAAACATGTTGTTTTAAACCGAGAATCAAGAGATGCCTTATTCCAATTAGCAAAAGAAGAATGGGATGTCATTTATGATAATATTTGTTTTTCCCCTCGTGAAGCACTATACGCGGTAGATGCATTTAAAGGAAAAGTAAAGCGATACATATATACATCTTCTTTGTCTGTTTATAGCCAAAAAGGGCACGGACTAGTTGAAGATGATTTTAATCCAAAACAGTATGAAATTGTTATTGGAGATAAAGAGGATTTCGATTACGGGGAAGGAAAACGTCTTGCGGAAGCTGTATTTTTCCAAAAAGCTTCTTTTCCAGTTGTTGCTGTGCGTTTTCCTATTGTTCTAGGCCTTGATGATTATACAAAACGTCTCCATTTTCATTTAGAACATATGAAAAATCACGAAGAAATAGGTATTAGTAATGGACAAGCAGAAATAGGTTTTATAAATTCAGATGAAGCAGCGCGGTTTTTGGAATGGGTAGGAGTAGATTCGGATGTTACAGGGCCAATTAATGCTACATCAAACGGTACATATTCATTAAATGCTTTCATTAAAATGATTGAATCAAAAACCGGTGAAGTAGCACTTGTAGAAGAAGTAACAGATGATGTGGATGATTCACCATTTAGTATCGAGAAAACGTATTATCTTGATAACACCAAAGCAACAAAAGCTGGATTTGAATTTGATGATTTACGTGAGTGGTTACCAGCACTCGTTAAAGATATTTTAAAAGAAAATTAA
- a CDS encoding sensor histidine kinase encodes MNWWSYIKDKRFFLLFFCSIMFFVGVLISIDPNSKLTLGNFIYLYVFVLVFLLSYLVLGYFFKYNYWREMKDLVSGEIEENIIELLPKPRTREQAFFNQLMAKKHKEELRTISKLQDKQQEYHDFILYWVHEVKTPVVASKMLINNPDLNDTETIFKQIDEELTTIDKLVMQALYFSRLDTFSKDYFIQEQNLGVVVRESVKRHSKLFIGKKMKLDLQNVDIDVRTDSKWLGFIIDQVMSNALKYTEDGGEIQIWCDTETTGKKVLHMKDNGRGIKEEDLPRVFEQGFTGTIGRQEKKATGMGLYLSKQMAKKLGHEICVESKSGVGTEVRVYFEQKDDYLLIAKD; translated from the coding sequence ATGAACTGGTGGAGTTATATAAAAGATAAACGATTTTTCTTATTGTTTTTTTGCAGTATTATGTTCTTTGTTGGTGTATTAATTTCCATCGATCCAAACAGTAAATTAACCCTTGGGAATTTTATTTATTTATATGTTTTTGTTTTAGTCTTTTTACTTTCTTACTTAGTGCTAGGTTACTTTTTTAAATATAACTATTGGCGTGAAATGAAAGATTTAGTAAGCGGGGAAATCGAAGAAAATATTATTGAATTATTACCAAAACCACGAACTCGTGAGCAAGCTTTTTTTAATCAATTAATGGCTAAAAAACACAAAGAAGAATTGCGGACTATTAGTAAATTACAAGATAAACAGCAAGAATACCATGATTTTATTTTATATTGGGTACATGAAGTGAAAACGCCAGTTGTAGCAAGTAAAATGTTAATTAATAATCCAGATTTAAATGATACCGAAACTATTTTTAAACAAATTGATGAAGAATTAACTACAATAGATAAATTAGTCATGCAAGCACTTTATTTTTCTAGACTGGATACTTTTTCTAAAGATTATTTTATTCAAGAACAAAATCTTGGTGTAGTAGTTCGAGAATCTGTTAAACGTCATTCTAAGCTTTTCATTGGTAAAAAAATGAAACTAGATTTACAAAACGTGGATATCGATGTTCGGACAGATAGTAAATGGCTTGGTTTTATTATTGATCAAGTGATGTCCAACGCGTTAAAATATACGGAAGATGGCGGCGAAATTCAGATTTGGTGTGATACGGAAACAACAGGTAAAAAAGTGCTTCACATGAAAGATAATGGAAGAGGTATTAAAGAAGAAGACTTACCGCGTGTTTTTGAGCAAGGTTTCACTGGCACAATCGGTCGTCAAGAGAAAAAAGCGACGGGAATGGGACTTTACCTATCTAAACAAATGGCTAAAAAATTAGGCCATGAGATTTGTGTAGAGTCTAAAAGTGGAGTTGGAACAGAAGTGCGTGTCTATTTTGAGCAAAAAGATGATTACTTATTAATAGCAAAAGATTAA